The following are encoded in a window of Sutcliffiella horikoshii genomic DNA:
- a CDS encoding DUF1836 domain-containing protein, with protein sequence MGKEWTRMELAEFLAKMEQGTLSVEKRQDMPKSFQNISFKKEKEEVGLTMSNIVWLGNQLESAHYTEPALKNWVKREIKEYIGAPQVGRKYSVQQAALLFIVKDLKVLLDFEAIRKVLGSIFNNPVERADDIISPLKFYQGYACLYEQLMQKTDLLTESIIKQEIEQFLRAEDGFSVEDKGKIFDAMMVATLAVRTNFLKAWAQRYVMGENGKE encoded by the coding sequence ATGGGAAAAGAGTGGACCCGGATGGAGTTAGCGGAGTTTCTTGCTAAGATGGAACAAGGAACGCTATCTGTTGAAAAGAGGCAGGACATGCCGAAAAGTTTCCAAAATATTTCTTTTAAAAAAGAAAAAGAAGAAGTCGGTTTAACGATGTCCAATATCGTTTGGCTCGGCAATCAGCTGGAAAGCGCCCATTATACAGAGCCGGCTTTGAAAAACTGGGTCAAACGTGAAATAAAAGAATACATAGGTGCCCCTCAAGTCGGTCGGAAATATTCCGTTCAGCAGGCCGCCTTGCTTTTTATTGTCAAAGACCTTAAAGTTCTACTTGATTTTGAAGCGATCAGGAAGGTGCTTGGCTCTATTTTCAATAATCCTGTGGAGCGGGCCGATGATATCATCAGTCCTTTAAAATTTTATCAAGGATATGCTTGTTTGTATGAGCAATTGATGCAAAAGACAGATCTATTGACGGAAAGCATTATTAAGCAGGAAATCGAACAATTTTTGAGAGCAGAAGATGGATTTTCTGTAGAAGATAAAGGGAAAATTTTTGATGCCATGATGGTGGCGACGCTCGCAGTTCGAACTAATTTTTTGAAAGCTTGGGCACAACGGTATGTGATGGGGGAAAACGGAAAAGAATAA
- the htpX gene encoding protease HtpX yields MAKRIFFFILTNVLVLTTISIIFMVTGAGNYIEDGGINFGALLVFSAIVGFTGSFISLLMSRWMAKKMMNVKVIDPDGPMNSQERQIVEMVHRMSRAAGITKMPEVGIYYSPEVNAFATGPSKNRSLVAVSSGLLDEMDEAAVEGVIAHEVAHIANGDMVTMTLLQGVVNTFVVFLARIAAFIASRFVKEEMAPIVHFIAIIVFQIAFSILGSIVVFAFSRYREFHADRGGADLAGKDKMVHALRSLQAYTNRVTEEKDTAIASLKINGKRKSSLFSTHPDLNERIRRLEAK; encoded by the coding sequence ATGGCAAAACGTATATTCTTTTTTATCCTTACGAACGTACTTGTTTTAACAACGATTTCAATCATCTTTATGGTGACTGGTGCTGGAAACTATATTGAAGATGGCGGAATAAATTTCGGAGCACTTCTAGTATTTAGTGCCATTGTCGGTTTCACAGGTTCCTTCATTTCCTTATTGATGTCCCGTTGGATGGCGAAGAAAATGATGAATGTGAAGGTCATCGATCCAGATGGTCCGATGAATTCACAAGAGCGTCAAATTGTTGAAATGGTTCACCGCATGTCCCGTGCTGCTGGCATCACAAAAATGCCGGAAGTTGGAATTTACTACTCCCCAGAGGTTAACGCATTTGCTACAGGTCCTTCCAAGAACCGTTCTTTAGTAGCTGTTTCTTCTGGTCTATTAGATGAAATGGACGAAGCCGCTGTTGAAGGTGTTATCGCCCATGAGGTTGCCCATATCGCCAATGGTGACATGGTAACCATGACATTACTACAAGGTGTTGTGAATACATTCGTTGTATTCTTGGCTCGTATCGCAGCTTTCATCGCGTCCCGTTTTGTAAAAGAAGAAATGGCACCGATTGTACATTTCATTGCCATCATCGTATTCCAAATCGCATTCTCGATTCTTGGAAGCATCGTCGTATTTGCCTTCTCCCGTTACCGTGAGTTCCACGCTGACCGTGGAGGCGCAGACCTTGCAGGTAAAGACAAAATGGTGCATGCATTGCGTTCTCTTCAGGCTTACACAAACCGTGTGACAGAAGAGAAAGATACTGCGATTGCATCTCTTAAAATTAACGGGAAGAGAAAGAGTTCTTTATTCTCTACTCACCCTGATTTAAATGAGCGTATCCGTCGTTTAGAAGCGAAATAA